In one Natronoarchaeum mannanilyticum genomic region, the following are encoded:
- the dgoD gene encoding galactonate dehydratase, with product MAQIVDYELFKVPPRWLFLKIETSDGTVGWGEPILEGRAKTVRTAVEELMDGYLLGEESNRIEDHWQRMYRGGFYRGGPVLMSAIAGIDQALWDIKGKYAGEPVYDLLGGQTRHRVKVYKKVVTDELDELADLVTDAVDDGYGTVKLITAYQTSAIESTADLDAICEYLEVAREAAGREVDIAVDLHGHISAATAPRLFSRLEEYDPMFVEEPIRPEHLDTIDPSSQYAFPIAFGERLYSRWDFKPYLERGQLDIAQPDISHAGGITEIKNIATLAETYGAKLMMNYSVGPIAYAAGTQLSHHLSNAVQQPAVSERYIDAYIDNVNDLRSENGYVSLPDKPGLGIDVNEEGVRDHAGQTSDWMTPNRRHDDGSLVEW from the coding sequence ATGGCCCAGATCGTCGACTACGAACTATTCAAGGTTCCGCCGCGATGGCTCTTCCTGAAGATCGAGACGAGCGACGGGACGGTCGGCTGGGGCGAGCCGATTCTCGAGGGGCGTGCCAAGACCGTCCGGACGGCGGTCGAGGAACTGATGGACGGGTACCTGCTGGGCGAGGAATCGAATCGGATTGAGGACCACTGGCAGCGGATGTACCGCGGCGGGTTCTACCGCGGCGGCCCCGTCCTCATGAGTGCGATCGCCGGCATCGACCAGGCGCTGTGGGACATCAAAGGGAAGTACGCGGGCGAACCCGTGTACGACCTTCTCGGCGGTCAGACCCGCCACCGGGTGAAAGTGTACAAGAAGGTGGTGACCGACGAGCTCGACGAACTCGCGGACCTGGTAACGGACGCGGTCGACGATGGATACGGTACCGTCAAGCTCATCACCGCGTACCAGACGTCGGCGATCGAGTCGACCGCGGATCTGGACGCAATCTGCGAATACCTCGAGGTGGCGAGAGAGGCGGCCGGTCGAGAGGTCGATATCGCCGTCGACCTGCACGGACACATCTCCGCAGCCACGGCGCCGCGGCTATTCTCGCGCCTCGAGGAGTACGACCCGATGTTCGTCGAGGAACCGATCCGCCCCGAGCACCTCGATACGATCGATCCGTCGTCCCAGTACGCGTTCCCGATCGCGTTCGGCGAGCGGTTATATTCGCGGTGGGACTTCAAGCCATACCTCGAACGGGGACAACTGGACATCGCACAGCCCGACATCTCGCACGCCGGCGGGATCACCGAAATCAAAAACATCGCCACGCTAGCCGAGACGTACGGCGCGAAGCTGATGATGAACTACTCCGTCGGGCCGATCGCCTACGCTGCGGGCACGCAGCTCAGCCACCACCTCTCGAACGCCGTCCAGCAGCCGGCGGTGAGCGAGCGCTACATCGACGCGTACATCGACAACGTCAACGATCTCAGGAGCGAGAACGGCTACGTCTCCCTCCCCGACAAGCCCGGACTCGGGATCGACGTCAACGAGGAGGGAGTCAGGGACCACGCCGGACAGACGAGTGACTGGATGACGCCCAACCGGCGGCACGACGACGGGAGCCTCGTTGAGTGGTAG
- a CDS encoding IclR family transcriptional regulator produces MSRKNRITATETAFDILDAVNDAQGATAAELVEEVDLSRAGVYKHLRTLVAVDALINRDGIYVLGPKLTEYGLDTADSGFVPEQTEKIDQVAQSLDAPANLWINDDNTCHCVYTVLSEDRERYPRHRGEQELLTASPPGKAILAHLPRERRNELINTEGQPLLDQLEELRERKLLEEQLSDASEWVSIATPVLDPSDHPVAAIEIIIPSERAAGIDVKNNILGLLTETANKMRVEML; encoded by the coding sequence GTGTCCCGGAAGAACCGCATTACGGCAACCGAGACCGCATTCGATATACTGGACGCTGTCAACGACGCCCAGGGCGCCACGGCGGCGGAACTAGTGGAGGAAGTCGACCTCTCCCGGGCAGGCGTTTACAAGCATCTCAGGACGCTGGTCGCCGTCGACGCCCTGATCAATCGCGACGGGATCTACGTTCTGGGACCGAAGCTCACCGAGTATGGTCTCGACACTGCGGACTCCGGGTTCGTCCCCGAGCAGACCGAGAAAATCGATCAGGTGGCGCAGTCCCTCGACGCGCCGGCAAACCTGTGGATCAACGACGATAACACGTGTCACTGCGTCTACACCGTGCTCTCGGAGGACCGAGAGAGGTACCCCAGGCACCGAGGAGAACAGGAACTGCTGACCGCGAGTCCACCCGGCAAGGCGATCCTGGCCCATCTCCCGCGGGAGCGGCGCAACGAACTAATCAACACTGAAGGACAGCCACTGCTGGATCAGTTAGAGGAACTTCGAGAGCGGAAGTTGCTCGAAGAGCAACTGTCAGATGCCTCCGAGTGGGTGTCGATCGCCACACCGGTGCTTGACCCCTCTGACCATCCCGTGGCGGCGATTGAGATCATCATCCCGTCCGAAAGAGCAGCCGGAATCGACGTCAAAAACAACATCCTCGGACTGTTGACTGAGACTGCGAACAAGATGCGCGTTGAGATGCTGTAA
- a CDS encoding sulfatase-like hydrolase/transferase, which produces MAMPPNVLLMVVDACRPDYLSPYANIVAGTADARTPAIESLADEGTVLRRAISAAPRTLPSVTSMLTGLRPAEHGATSRQFAMRYGETVTRQLSESGYECVHLSPKTWTGDWLPQG; this is translated from the coding sequence ATGGCAATGCCGCCGAACGTGCTTCTGATGGTCGTCGACGCCTGCCGCCCGGACTACCTCTCGCCGTACGCGAATATCGTCGCTGGCACTGCCGACGCTCGCACGCCGGCGATCGAATCGCTAGCCGACGAGGGAACCGTACTCCGGCGAGCGATCAGCGCTGCGCCCCGGACGTTGCCCAGCGTGACGAGCATGTTGACCGGGCTGCGGCCCGCAGAGCACGGCGCAACGTCGCGGCAGTTCGCGATGCGGTACGGCGAGACGGTGACCCGCCAGCTATCCGAGTCGGGGTACGAGTGCGTCCACCTCTCGCCGAAGACGTGGACCGGCGACTGGCTTCCTCAGGGCTAG